From Toxorhynchites rutilus septentrionalis strain SRP chromosome 2, ASM2978413v1, whole genome shotgun sequence, a single genomic window includes:
- the LOC129764527 gene encoding lon protease homolog, mitochondrial isoform X1, producing MYQLACTARQFTVRSYSRSFRSFSNYVVKRNEPSTGIRSHGGITNHIRGSLMRDHWTRLRHIGSLNTVQINTSRTFCSKKDVDEEELEVEQNSGTFPSQLPATVAIPEVWPHLPVIATKRNPVFPRFMKILEITNPTLIDLIRRKVKLNQPYAGIFLKKDDDNPNEVTENLSEIYDIGTFAQIQEMQDLGDKLRLVVTAHRRIKIVGQLYEDLDAKNDKQMTIKYPLFKSQITITVDESDAEKRRRKHKNRNKLKNIKNANNDSTVDGEPLEEPPAKRLLKEGEQQPVLMVEVENIQHAAFKHTEEVKALTQEVIKTIRDIITMNPLYRESLQQMLSQNQRVVDNPVYLCDLGASLSAADPAELQEILEEMNIPKRLMLALSLLKKELELSKLQAKIGREVEEKVKQQHRKYILQEQLKVIKKELGIEKDDKDAIGEKYRERIKDKVVPKAVADVIEEELNKLNFLESHSSEFNVTRNYLDWLTTLPWGVMSEENLDIDRAIEILNTDHYGMDDIKKRILEFIAVSQLKGTTQGKILCFHGPPGVGKTSIARSIARALNREYFRFSVGGMTDVAEIKGHRRTYVGAMPGKLIQCLKKTKTENPLVLIDEVDKIGKGYQGDPSSALLEMLDPEQNVNFLDHYLDVPVDLSKVLFICTANIIDTIPEPLRDRMEMIDMSGYVAEEKMAIAKQYLIPQAKKDCGLEDKHIQLTDDALNVLIKSYCRESGVRNLQKQIEKIVRKVTFKIVRKEIESAEITGANLSELLGKPIFTHDRMYDTTPPGVVMGLAWTAMGGSALYIETAKRKLVESSKKDSTADGTIQLTGHLGDVMKESAHIALTVARNFIKQFDTSNNFLESSHIHLHVPEGATPKDGPSAGVTIVTALLSLAENRPIRQNVAMTGEISLMGKVLPVGGIKEKTIAAKRSGVNCIILPEENKKDYTDLPQFITDGLEVHFVDQYLDVYKIVFPDGR from the exons ATGTATCAATTGGCTTGTACCGCTCGTCAGTTTACTGTAAGAAGTTACAGTCGATCATTTAGATCCTTCTCAAATTACGTTGTGAAACGTAATGAGCCATCTACTGGTATACGATCACACGGTGGAATAACAAACCATATTCGAGGTTCCTTAATGCGAGATCATTGGACTCGTTTGCGACACATCGGATCACTGAATACAGTACAAATTAATACTTCAAGAACTTTCTGTAGTAAAAAAGATGTTGATGAGGAAGAACTGGAAGTTGAACAAAATTCAGGCACATTTCCAAGTCAGCTTCCTGCAACTGTGGCTATACCAGAAGTATGGCCTCATTTACCTGTTATTGCCACCAAACGGAATCCGGTTTTTCCCAGATTCATGAAAATACTGGAG ATTACAAATCCCACGCTGATAGACCTCATTAGAAGAAAGGTTAAACTGAACCAACCCTATGCAgggatttttctgaaaaaagacGACGACAACCCAAATGAAGTCACTGAAAATTTAAGTGAAATTTACGACATTGGAACCTTCGCACAAATACAAGAAATGCAAGATCTGGGAGATAAATTACGTCTCGTAGTGACAGCACATCGACGAATCAAAATTGTTGGTCAATTATACGAGGATCTGGATGCAAAAAACGATAAGC AAATGACAATAAAGTATCCGCTATTTAAATCACAAATTACTATCACAGTGGACGAAAGTGATGCCGAGAAACGACGACGGAAGCACAAAAACCGGAATAAGTTGAAGAATATTAAGAACGCGAACAATGACAGTACCGTGGATGGTGAACCATTGGAGGAGCCACCGGCAAAACGTCTGCTGAAGGAAGGGGAACAACAGCCTGTTTTGATGGTCGAAGTTGAAAACATTCAACACGCAGCTTTTAAACACACCGAGGAAGTGAAGGCACTCACACAAGAAGTTATTAAAACTATACGCGATATCATCACTATGAATCCACTTTATCG agAGAGTTTGCAGCAAATGCTTAGTCAAAATCAACGTGTAGTTGATAATCCTGTTTACCTATGCGATTTGGGCGCTTCGCTGTCAGCAGCAGATCCGGCAGAGCTACAAGAAATTCTTGAGGAAATGAAT ATACCCAAGCGTTTAATGTTAGCTCTATCATTACTGAAGAAAGAACTAGAACTCTCGAAATTGCAAGCCAAAATTGGCCGTGAAGTAGAAGAGAAAGTGAAGCAGCAGCATCGGAAATATATTCTACAAGAGCAGCTCAAAGTAATAAAAAAGGAGCTCGGCATAGAGAAAGACGACAAAGATGCAATAGGTGAAAAGTATCGCGAAAGGATTAAGGATAAGGTTGTGCCCAAAGCTGTTGCTGATGTTATTGAGGAGGAACTCAACAAGCTAAACTTTCTCGAAAGTCATAGTTCAGAGTTCAA CGTCACCCGCAACTATCTCGATTGGTTGACAACGTTGCCCTGGGGTGTCATGAGTGAGGAGAACCTTGATATTGATCGTGCCATCGAAATTCTGAATACAGACCATTATGGCATGGACGATATAAAAAAGCGTATTCTGGAGTTTATTGCTGTGAGTCAGTTGAAGGGAACAACTCAGGGTAAGATTTTATGTTTCCATGGACCACCTGGTGTTGGCAAGACAAGTATTGCCCGATCCATCGCACGGGCCTTGAATCGCGAATATTTCCGGTTCAGTGTAGGTGGCATGACTGATGTGGCTGAAATTAAAGGCCACAGAAGAACATATGTCGGAGCAATGCCCGGAAAACTGATTCAATGTTTGAAGAAAACGAAAACCGAAAATCCGTTGGTGTTAATCGATGAAGTTGATAAAATTGGAAA AGGCTACCAGGGAGATCCTAGTTCAGCGTTATTGGAGATGCTAGACCCTGAGCAAAATGTGAATTTTCTCGATCATTATCTGGATGTGCCAGTTGACTTATCGAAAGTACTTTTCATTTGCACTGCCAATATTATAGACACAATTCCTGAACCTCTTAGAGACCGTATGGAGATGATTGACATGTCAG GTTATGTTGCTGAAGAAAAAATGGCAATCGCAAAGCAGTATCTGATACCTCAGGCGAAAAAAGACTGCGGATTGGAAGATAAGCACATTCAATTGACTGATGATGCACTGAATGTACTCATAAAAAGTTACTGCCGTGAATCCGGTGTACGTAATCTACAGAAACAGATCGAGAAAATAGTTCGCAAAGTAACTTTCAAAATAGTCCGCAAGGAGATCGAATCGGCTGAAATAACAGGAGCAAATCTCAGCGAGCTGTTGGGTAAGCCCATTTTCACACATGATCGGATGTACGATACAACGCCACCGGGAGTTGTAATGGGGTTGGCATGGACAGCGATGGGTGGCTCGGCTTTGTACATTGAAACTGCTAAACGAAAGTTGGTGGAATCTAGTAAAAAGGATAGTACAGCTGATGGAACGATACAGTTGACGGGACATTTAGGTGATGTGATGAAGGAATCCGCCCATATTGCTCTTACTGTGGCACGGAATTTTATCAAGCAGTTTGACACGAGCAATAACTTTCTGGAATCAAGTCACATTCATCTTCACGTTCCCGAGGGTGCTACACCTAAAGATGGCCCCAGTGCCGGAGTAACGATTGTCACTGCTTTACTGTCCCTCGCTGAGAACAGGCCCATTCGACAGAACGTGGCCATGACTGGTGAAATATCACTTATGGGAAAAGTTCTACCCGTTGGAGGTATCAAGGAGAAAACTATTGCCGCCAAACGGAGCGGTGTCAATTGCATTATATTACCAGAAGAGAACAAGAAAGACTATACAGATTTGCCGCAGTTTATCACTGATGGGCTGGAAGTTCACTTCGTTGATCAATACTTAGATGTATACAAAATTGTATTCCCAGATGGGCGCTGA
- the LOC129764527 gene encoding lon protease homolog, mitochondrial isoform X2: MYQLACTARQFTVRSYSRSFRSFSNYVVKRNEPSTGIRSHGGITNHIRGSLMRDHWTRLRHIGSLNTVQINTSRTFCSKKDVDEEELEVEQNSGTFPSQLPATVAIPEVWPHLPVIATKRNPVFPRFMKILEITNPTLIDLIRRKVKLNQPYAGIFLKKDDDNPNEVTENLSEIYDIGTFAQIQEMQDLGDKLRLVVTAHRRIKIVGQLYEDLDAKNDKLDESDAEKRRRKHKNRNKLKNIKNANNDSTVDGEPLEEPPAKRLLKEGEQQPVLMVEVENIQHAAFKHTEEVKALTQEVIKTIRDIITMNPLYRESLQQMLSQNQRVVDNPVYLCDLGASLSAADPAELQEILEEMNIPKRLMLALSLLKKELELSKLQAKIGREVEEKVKQQHRKYILQEQLKVIKKELGIEKDDKDAIGEKYRERIKDKVVPKAVADVIEEELNKLNFLESHSSEFNVTRNYLDWLTTLPWGVMSEENLDIDRAIEILNTDHYGMDDIKKRILEFIAVSQLKGTTQGKILCFHGPPGVGKTSIARSIARALNREYFRFSVGGMTDVAEIKGHRRTYVGAMPGKLIQCLKKTKTENPLVLIDEVDKIGKGYQGDPSSALLEMLDPEQNVNFLDHYLDVPVDLSKVLFICTANIIDTIPEPLRDRMEMIDMSGYVAEEKMAIAKQYLIPQAKKDCGLEDKHIQLTDDALNVLIKSYCRESGVRNLQKQIEKIVRKVTFKIVRKEIESAEITGANLSELLGKPIFTHDRMYDTTPPGVVMGLAWTAMGGSALYIETAKRKLVESSKKDSTADGTIQLTGHLGDVMKESAHIALTVARNFIKQFDTSNNFLESSHIHLHVPEGATPKDGPSAGVTIVTALLSLAENRPIRQNVAMTGEISLMGKVLPVGGIKEKTIAAKRSGVNCIILPEENKKDYTDLPQFITDGLEVHFVDQYLDVYKIVFPDGR, from the exons ATGTATCAATTGGCTTGTACCGCTCGTCAGTTTACTGTAAGAAGTTACAGTCGATCATTTAGATCCTTCTCAAATTACGTTGTGAAACGTAATGAGCCATCTACTGGTATACGATCACACGGTGGAATAACAAACCATATTCGAGGTTCCTTAATGCGAGATCATTGGACTCGTTTGCGACACATCGGATCACTGAATACAGTACAAATTAATACTTCAAGAACTTTCTGTAGTAAAAAAGATGTTGATGAGGAAGAACTGGAAGTTGAACAAAATTCAGGCACATTTCCAAGTCAGCTTCCTGCAACTGTGGCTATACCAGAAGTATGGCCTCATTTACCTGTTATTGCCACCAAACGGAATCCGGTTTTTCCCAGATTCATGAAAATACTGGAG ATTACAAATCCCACGCTGATAGACCTCATTAGAAGAAAGGTTAAACTGAACCAACCCTATGCAgggatttttctgaaaaaagacGACGACAACCCAAATGAAGTCACTGAAAATTTAAGTGAAATTTACGACATTGGAACCTTCGCACAAATACAAGAAATGCAAGATCTGGGAGATAAATTACGTCTCGTAGTGACAGCACATCGACGAATCAAAATTGTTGGTCAATTATACGAGGATCTGGATGCAAAAAACGATAAGC TGGACGAAAGTGATGCCGAGAAACGACGACGGAAGCACAAAAACCGGAATAAGTTGAAGAATATTAAGAACGCGAACAATGACAGTACCGTGGATGGTGAACCATTGGAGGAGCCACCGGCAAAACGTCTGCTGAAGGAAGGGGAACAACAGCCTGTTTTGATGGTCGAAGTTGAAAACATTCAACACGCAGCTTTTAAACACACCGAGGAAGTGAAGGCACTCACACAAGAAGTTATTAAAACTATACGCGATATCATCACTATGAATCCACTTTATCG agAGAGTTTGCAGCAAATGCTTAGTCAAAATCAACGTGTAGTTGATAATCCTGTTTACCTATGCGATTTGGGCGCTTCGCTGTCAGCAGCAGATCCGGCAGAGCTACAAGAAATTCTTGAGGAAATGAAT ATACCCAAGCGTTTAATGTTAGCTCTATCATTACTGAAGAAAGAACTAGAACTCTCGAAATTGCAAGCCAAAATTGGCCGTGAAGTAGAAGAGAAAGTGAAGCAGCAGCATCGGAAATATATTCTACAAGAGCAGCTCAAAGTAATAAAAAAGGAGCTCGGCATAGAGAAAGACGACAAAGATGCAATAGGTGAAAAGTATCGCGAAAGGATTAAGGATAAGGTTGTGCCCAAAGCTGTTGCTGATGTTATTGAGGAGGAACTCAACAAGCTAAACTTTCTCGAAAGTCATAGTTCAGAGTTCAA CGTCACCCGCAACTATCTCGATTGGTTGACAACGTTGCCCTGGGGTGTCATGAGTGAGGAGAACCTTGATATTGATCGTGCCATCGAAATTCTGAATACAGACCATTATGGCATGGACGATATAAAAAAGCGTATTCTGGAGTTTATTGCTGTGAGTCAGTTGAAGGGAACAACTCAGGGTAAGATTTTATGTTTCCATGGACCACCTGGTGTTGGCAAGACAAGTATTGCCCGATCCATCGCACGGGCCTTGAATCGCGAATATTTCCGGTTCAGTGTAGGTGGCATGACTGATGTGGCTGAAATTAAAGGCCACAGAAGAACATATGTCGGAGCAATGCCCGGAAAACTGATTCAATGTTTGAAGAAAACGAAAACCGAAAATCCGTTGGTGTTAATCGATGAAGTTGATAAAATTGGAAA AGGCTACCAGGGAGATCCTAGTTCAGCGTTATTGGAGATGCTAGACCCTGAGCAAAATGTGAATTTTCTCGATCATTATCTGGATGTGCCAGTTGACTTATCGAAAGTACTTTTCATTTGCACTGCCAATATTATAGACACAATTCCTGAACCTCTTAGAGACCGTATGGAGATGATTGACATGTCAG GTTATGTTGCTGAAGAAAAAATGGCAATCGCAAAGCAGTATCTGATACCTCAGGCGAAAAAAGACTGCGGATTGGAAGATAAGCACATTCAATTGACTGATGATGCACTGAATGTACTCATAAAAAGTTACTGCCGTGAATCCGGTGTACGTAATCTACAGAAACAGATCGAGAAAATAGTTCGCAAAGTAACTTTCAAAATAGTCCGCAAGGAGATCGAATCGGCTGAAATAACAGGAGCAAATCTCAGCGAGCTGTTGGGTAAGCCCATTTTCACACATGATCGGATGTACGATACAACGCCACCGGGAGTTGTAATGGGGTTGGCATGGACAGCGATGGGTGGCTCGGCTTTGTACATTGAAACTGCTAAACGAAAGTTGGTGGAATCTAGTAAAAAGGATAGTACAGCTGATGGAACGATACAGTTGACGGGACATTTAGGTGATGTGATGAAGGAATCCGCCCATATTGCTCTTACTGTGGCACGGAATTTTATCAAGCAGTTTGACACGAGCAATAACTTTCTGGAATCAAGTCACATTCATCTTCACGTTCCCGAGGGTGCTACACCTAAAGATGGCCCCAGTGCCGGAGTAACGATTGTCACTGCTTTACTGTCCCTCGCTGAGAACAGGCCCATTCGACAGAACGTGGCCATGACTGGTGAAATATCACTTATGGGAAAAGTTCTACCCGTTGGAGGTATCAAGGAGAAAACTATTGCCGCCAAACGGAGCGGTGTCAATTGCATTATATTACCAGAAGAGAACAAGAAAGACTATACAGATTTGCCGCAGTTTATCACTGATGGGCTGGAAGTTCACTTCGTTGATCAATACTTAGATGTATACAAAATTGTATTCCCAGATGGGCGCTGA